The Ancylobacter sp. WKF20 genome contains a region encoding:
- the nuoI gene encoding NADH-quinone oxidoreductase subunit NuoI, protein MRLDLAARQLLLTEFVSAFFLAMRYFFKPKATLNYPFEKGPVSPRFRGEHALRRYPNGEERCIACKLCEAICPAQAITIEAGPRRNDGTRRTTRYDIDMVKCIYCGFCQEACPVDAIVEGPNFEFATETREELYYDKAKLLANGDRWEREIARNIELDAPYR, encoded by the coding sequence ATGAGATTGGATCTGGCGGCCCGCCAGCTGCTGCTCACCGAGTTTGTCTCGGCGTTCTTCCTGGCGATGCGCTATTTCTTCAAGCCGAAGGCGACGCTCAACTACCCCTTCGAGAAGGGGCCGGTGAGCCCGCGCTTCCGTGGCGAGCACGCGCTGCGCCGCTACCCGAACGGGGAAGAGCGCTGCATCGCCTGCAAGCTGTGCGAGGCCATCTGCCCGGCGCAGGCCATCACCATCGAGGCCGGCCCGCGCCGCAATGACGGCACCCGCCGCACCACGCGTTACGACATCGACATGGTGAAGTGCATCTATTGCGGCTTCTGCCAGGAGGCCTGCCCGGTCGATGCGATCGTCGAGGGACCGAACTTCGAGTTCGCCACCGAGACGCGCGAGGAACTCTATTACGACAAGGCCAAGCTGCTCGCGAACGGCGACCGCTGGGAACGCGAGATCGCTCGGAATATCGAGCTCGACGCGCCGTATCGCTGA
- the nuoH gene encoding NADH-quinone oxidoreductase subunit NuoH encodes MTTTSWLDTLLQVVIIVAQSLGLLVGLLIVVAYVLLADRKIWAAVQLRRGPNVVGPFGLFQSFADLIKFVLKEPVIPDGSNKGVFLLAPFVTCLLALAAWAVVPIDAGWVVADINVGVLYIFAISSLGVYGVIMGGWASNSKYPFLSALRAAAQMVSYEVSIGFVIVTVLMCAGSLNLSAIVEAQNTPYGILGWYWLPLFPMFVIFFISALAETNRPPFDLGEAESELVAGFMVEYGSTPYMMFMLGEYVAIMTMCALTTILFMGGWLPPVPIAPFTWVPGIVWFLLKVLLVFFMFAMVKAMVPRYRYDQLMRLGWKVFLPISLGMVVLVASVLHFTGLAPGGG; translated from the coding sequence ATGACCACCACAAGCTGGCTCGATACTCTTCTTCAGGTTGTCATCATCGTGGCCCAGAGCTTGGGTCTGCTGGTTGGCCTGCTCATCGTCGTCGCCTATGTGCTGCTGGCCGATCGCAAGATCTGGGCGGCGGTGCAGCTGCGGCGCGGTCCGAACGTGGTCGGGCCCTTCGGCCTGTTCCAGTCCTTCGCCGATCTGATCAAGTTCGTGCTGAAGGAGCCGGTCATCCCCGACGGCTCGAACAAGGGCGTGTTCCTGCTCGCCCCCTTCGTCACCTGCCTTCTGGCGCTCGCCGCCTGGGCCGTGGTGCCGATCGACGCCGGCTGGGTGGTCGCCGACATCAATGTCGGCGTGCTCTACATCTTCGCGATCTCCTCGCTCGGCGTGTACGGCGTCATCATGGGCGGCTGGGCGTCGAACTCGAAGTACCCCTTCCTGTCGGCGCTGCGCGCGGCGGCGCAGATGGTGTCCTATGAGGTCTCCATCGGCTTCGTCATCGTCACCGTGCTGATGTGCGCGGGCTCGCTGAACCTCTCGGCCATCGTCGAGGCGCAGAACACGCCCTATGGCATTCTGGGCTGGTACTGGCTGCCGCTGTTCCCGATGTTCGTGATCTTCTTCATCTCGGCGCTGGCCGAGACGAACCGCCCGCCCTTCGATCTGGGCGAAGCGGAATCCGAGCTGGTCGCGGGCTTCATGGTGGAATACGGCTCGACCCCGTACATGATGTTCATGCTCGGCGAGTATGTGGCGATCATGACCATGTGCGCGCTGACCACCATCCTGTTCATGGGTGGCTGGCTGCCGCCGGTGCCGATCGCGCCCTTCACCTGGGTGCCGGGCATTGTGTGGTTCCTGCTCAAGGTGCTGCTGGTCTTCTTCATGTTCGCCATGGTGAAGGCGATGGTTCCGCGCTACCGCTACGACCAGCTGATGCGTCTGGGCTGGAAGGTGTTCCTGCCGATCTCGCTCGGCATGGTGGTTCTGGTCGCCAGCGTGCTGCACTTCACGGGCCTTGCGCCCGGCGGGGGCTGA
- the nuoG gene encoding NADH-quinone oxidoreductase subunit NuoG, with product MAKIIVDDIEVEVPAEYTLLQACEAAGAEIPRFCFHERLSIAGNCRMCLVEVKGGPPKPTASCAMNVRDLRPGPNGEPPVVLTKSPMVKKAREGVMEFLLINHPLDCPICDQGGECDLQDQAMAYGVDTSRYAENKRAVEDKYIGPLIKTSMTRCIQCTRCVRFTTEVAGVAELGAIGRGEDMEITTYLEAAMSSELQGNVADLCPVGALTQRPYAYHARPWELVKTESIDVMDAVGSNIRVDTRGREVMRVLPRLNEDVNEEWISDKTRYIWDGLKSQRLDRPYVRVGGKLKVASWPEAFAAIAAKVKGVPGNRIGGLVGDLASVEEAFALKTLLASLGSTNIDARQDGTKLDPALGRATYVFNPTIAGIEQADALLIIGADPRREASVLNARIRKRWLQGNFPVGLVGEHVDLTYPYEYLGAGPDTLTDLVGEGTFAATLKGAQRPLILIGQGALSRADGAAVLALAARLAVSVGAVKDGWNGFGVLHTAAARVGALDVGCVPGAGGLDAVAMTNPGGVDVLFALGADEIDIAPGAFVVYLGTHGDRGAHRADVILPGAAYTEKSATYVNTEGRVQLANRAAFPPGEAREDWAVLRALSDMLGTRLPFDNLAQLRAALYAVHPHLARIDHVEPADPAAIVALANAGGTPERAPFRAAVTSFYLTNPIARASAVMAECAALASSRLAAAAE from the coding sequence ATGGCCAAGATCATCGTCGACGACATCGAGGTCGAGGTTCCCGCCGAGTACACGCTGCTGCAGGCGTGCGAGGCGGCGGGTGCGGAAATTCCGCGCTTCTGCTTCCATGAGCGGCTGTCCATCGCCGGCAATTGCCGCATGTGTCTCGTCGAGGTGAAGGGCGGCCCGCCCAAGCCGACGGCGAGCTGCGCGATGAATGTGCGCGACCTGCGCCCGGGCCCGAATGGCGAGCCTCCCGTCGTGCTCACCAAGAGCCCGATGGTGAAGAAGGCGCGCGAAGGTGTGATGGAGTTCCTGCTCATCAACCACCCGCTGGATTGCCCGATCTGCGATCAGGGCGGCGAGTGCGATCTGCAGGACCAGGCCATGGCCTATGGCGTGGACACCTCCCGCTACGCCGAGAACAAGCGCGCGGTCGAAGACAAGTATATCGGCCCGCTGATCAAGACCTCGATGACCCGGTGCATCCAGTGCACCCGCTGCGTGCGCTTCACCACCGAAGTCGCCGGCGTTGCCGAGCTCGGCGCCATTGGCCGCGGCGAGGACATGGAGATCACCACCTATCTCGAGGCGGCGATGTCGTCCGAGCTGCAGGGCAATGTCGCCGACCTCTGCCCGGTCGGCGCGCTGACCCAGCGCCCCTATGCCTATCACGCCCGTCCGTGGGAGCTGGTGAAGACCGAATCCATCGACGTGATGGACGCGGTCGGCTCCAACATCCGCGTCGACACGCGCGGCCGCGAGGTCATGCGCGTCCTCCCGCGTCTCAATGAGGACGTGAACGAGGAGTGGATCTCCGACAAGACCCGCTACATCTGGGACGGCCTCAAGAGCCAGCGCCTCGACCGCCCCTATGTGCGCGTCGGCGGCAAGCTGAAGGTCGCGAGCTGGCCGGAGGCCTTCGCCGCCATCGCCGCCAAGGTGAAGGGCGTGCCGGGCAACCGCATCGGCGGTCTGGTCGGCGATCTCGCCTCGGTCGAGGAAGCCTTCGCGCTCAAGACGCTGCTGGCGAGCCTCGGCTCGACCAATATCGACGCCCGTCAGGATGGCACCAAGCTCGACCCGGCGCTCGGCCGCGCGACCTATGTGTTCAACCCGACCATCGCCGGCATCGAGCAGGCCGATGCGCTGCTCATCATCGGCGCCGACCCGCGCCGCGAGGCGAGCGTGCTCAATGCCCGCATCCGCAAGCGCTGGCTGCAGGGCAATTTCCCGGTTGGCCTCGTCGGCGAGCATGTCGACCTGACCTATCCCTATGAGTATCTCGGCGCCGGCCCCGATACGCTGACCGACCTCGTCGGCGAGGGCACCTTCGCCGCGACGCTCAAGGGCGCGCAGCGTCCGCTGATCCTGATCGGGCAGGGGGCTCTCTCCCGCGCTGACGGGGCGGCGGTGCTCGCGCTCGCTGCGCGGCTCGCCGTGTCGGTCGGGGCGGTGAAGGATGGCTGGAACGGCTTCGGCGTGCTGCACACCGCTGCCGCCCGCGTCGGTGCGCTGGATGTCGGCTGCGTGCCGGGCGCCGGCGGGCTCGATGCCGTCGCGATGACCAACCCGGGCGGGGTGGATGTGCTGTTCGCCCTCGGCGCGGACGAGATCGACATCGCGCCGGGCGCGTTCGTGGTCTATCTCGGCACCCATGGTGACCGCGGCGCCCATCGCGCCGACGTCATCCTGCCGGGCGCGGCCTATACCGAGAAGTCGGCGACCTATGTGAACACCGAGGGCCGTGTGCAGCTCGCCAACCGCGCGGCCTTCCCGCCCGGCGAGGCGCGCGAGGATTGGGCAGTGCTGCGCGCGCTGTCCGACATGCTCGGCACGCGGCTGCCTTTCGACAATCTGGCTCAGCTGCGCGCCGCGCTCTACGCCGTGCACCCGCACCTCGCCCGGATCGACCATGTCGAGCCGGCCGATCCGGCGGCCATCGTGGCGCTGGCCAATGCCGGTGGCACGCCCGAGCGCGCGCCATTCCGCGCGGCGGTGACCTCGTTCTATCTGACCAACCCCATCGCGCGGGCCTCCGCGGTGATGGCCGAATGCGCCGCGCTCGCCTCAAGCCGCCTCGCGGCGGCGGCCGAGTGA
- the nuoF gene encoding NADH-quinone oxidoreductase subunit NuoF produces MLADKDRIFTNIYGQHDWGLQGALKRGSWDGTKTILEAGRDWIIEHMKASGLRGRGGAGFPTGLKWSFMPKNNDGRPHYLVVNADESEPGTCKDREILRHDPHHLVEGCLIAGFAMGAHTAYIYVRGEFIKERENLQAAVDQAYEARLIGKNNVHGWDFDIYVHHGAGAYICGEETALIESLEGKKGQPRLKPPFPANVGLYGCPTTVNNVESIAVAPTILRRGAAWFSAIGRPNNVGTKLYGISGHVNTPCVVEDAMGIPFKELIEKHGGGVRGGWDNLLAIIPGGASCPIIPADQCDDLIMDFDGCRAVKSSLGTAGVLVMDKSTDVIKAIARISYFFRHESCGQCTPCREGTGWMWRVMDRMVAGRAQKREIDLLLQVTTQVEGHTICALGDAAAWPIQGLIRHFRPEIEKRIDQYSANPHSDPVPVAAE; encoded by the coding sequence ATGCTTGCCGACAAGGATCGCATCTTCACCAATATCTACGGCCAGCACGACTGGGGCCTGCAGGGCGCCCTGAAGCGTGGCTCGTGGGATGGGACGAAAACCATCCTCGAAGCCGGTCGCGACTGGATCATCGAGCACATGAAGGCCTCGGGCCTGCGCGGGCGCGGCGGCGCCGGCTTCCCGACCGGCCTCAAGTGGTCGTTTATGCCGAAGAACAATGACGGGCGCCCGCACTATCTCGTCGTCAACGCTGACGAATCCGAGCCGGGCACCTGCAAGGACCGCGAGATCCTGCGCCACGACCCGCACCATCTGGTCGAGGGCTGCCTGATCGCCGGCTTCGCCATGGGCGCGCACACCGCCTATATCTATGTGCGCGGCGAGTTCATCAAGGAACGCGAGAACCTTCAGGCGGCGGTCGATCAGGCCTATGAGGCGCGCCTCATCGGCAAGAACAACGTGCATGGCTGGGACTTCGACATCTATGTCCACCATGGCGCCGGCGCGTATATCTGCGGCGAAGAGACCGCGCTGATTGAGAGCCTGGAAGGCAAGAAGGGCCAGCCGCGCCTGAAGCCGCCGTTCCCGGCGAATGTCGGCCTCTATGGCTGCCCGACCACCGTCAACAATGTCGAGTCGATCGCCGTCGCCCCGACCATCCTGCGCCGCGGCGCCGCGTGGTTCTCGGCCATCGGCCGGCCGAACAATGTCGGCACCAAGCTCTATGGTATCTCCGGCCATGTGAACACGCCCTGCGTCGTCGAGGACGCGATGGGCATTCCGTTCAAGGAACTGATCGAGAAGCATGGCGGCGGCGTGCGCGGCGGCTGGGATAACCTTCTCGCCATCATCCCCGGCGGCGCGTCCTGCCCGATCATCCCGGCCGACCAGTGCGACGACCTGATCATGGACTTCGACGGTTGCCGCGCGGTGAAGTCGAGCCTCGGCACCGCCGGCGTGCTGGTGATGGACAAGTCCACCGACGTCATCAAGGCGATCGCCCGCATCTCCTACTTCTTCCGGCATGAGAGCTGCGGCCAGTGCACGCCCTGCCGCGAGGGCACGGGCTGGATGTGGCGGGTGATGGACCGCATGGTCGCCGGCCGCGCGCAGAAGCGCGAGATCGACCTGCTGCTTCAGGTCACGACGCAGGTCGAGGGCCACACCATCTGCGCGCTGGGCGATGCGGCGGCGTGGCCGATCCAGGGTCTCATCCGGCACTTCCGGCCGGAGATCGAGAAGCGGATCGATCAGTATTCGGCGAACCCGCATTCCGACCCGGTTCCGGTCGCGGCGGAGTAG
- the nuoE gene encoding NADH-quinone oxidoreductase subunit NuoE: MSVRRLAPKEVQPESFAFTDENLAWAEKTIAKYPAGRQASAVIPLLMRAQEQAGGWVSEPAMRYVGDMLGMAPIRVYEIATFYTQFQLQPVGRKAHIQVCGTTPCMLRGAEDLMKVCKKRIHAEPFHLSDNGDFSWEEVECAGTCTNAPMIQVFKDVYEDLTPADLDRILDAFERGETPATGPQNGRFLSAPVTGQATLLAPELYDGSMVGKGAGLALARQAIEARANGEAAPAAPAPAAAPAAPPAPPKADPAPAAPLAAKAVEAAGNADSEKPSKPVAPPPGGKAD, from the coding sequence ATGTCTGTCCGTAGGCTTGCGCCAAAAGAGGTCCAGCCCGAGAGCTTCGCGTTCACGGACGAGAATCTCGCCTGGGCCGAGAAGACCATCGCGAAATACCCCGCGGGCCGGCAGGCCAGCGCGGTGATTCCGCTGCTCATGCGGGCGCAGGAGCAAGCCGGCGGCTGGGTTTCCGAGCCGGCGATGCGCTATGTCGGCGACATGCTGGGCATGGCGCCCATCCGCGTCTACGAGATCGCGACCTTCTACACCCAGTTCCAGCTCCAGCCGGTGGGCCGCAAGGCGCATATCCAGGTCTGCGGCACGACGCCCTGCATGCTCAGGGGCGCCGAAGACCTGATGAAGGTGTGCAAGAAGCGCATTCACGCCGAGCCCTTCCATCTGTCGGACAATGGCGACTTCTCCTGGGAAGAGGTCGAGTGCGCGGGCACCTGTACCAACGCGCCTATGATCCAGGTGTTCAAGGACGTCTATGAGGATCTGACGCCGGCCGATCTCGACCGGATCCTCGATGCCTTCGAGCGCGGCGAGACTCCCGCCACCGGCCCGCAGAATGGCCGTTTCCTCTCCGCTCCCGTGACGGGGCAGGCGACGCTGCTCGCGCCCGAGCTCTATGACGGCTCGATGGTCGGCAAGGGTGCGGGTCTGGCGCTGGCGCGTCAGGCGATCGAAGCGCGTGCCAATGGCGAGGCGGCCCCGGCTGCTCCCGCCCCGGCGGCTGCCCCCGCCGCCCCGCCGGCGCCGCCCAAGGCCGATCCGGCCCCCGCCGCGCCTCTCGCGGCCAAGGCCGTCGAGGCTGCCGGCAACGCCGACAGTGAAAAGCCTTCCAAGCCAGTGGCCCCGCCGCCCGGCGGCAAGGCTGACTGA
- a CDS encoding NADH-quinone oxidoreductase subunit D produces the protein MNAPTKVDPSVRNFQINFGPQHPAAHGVLRLVLELDGEVVERVDPHIGLLHRGTEKLIETKTYTQAVPYFDRLDYVAPMNQEHAYCLAIERLLGITVPKRGQLIRVLYSEIGRILSHMLNVTTQAMDVGALTPPLWGFEEREKLMVFYERASGSRMHAAYFRPGGVHQDLPRALVEDILAWIDPFLKVCDDLEGLLTDNRIFKQRNVDIGIVSLEDAWAWGFSGVMVRGSGAAWDLRKSQPYECYDELEFDIPIGKNCDNYDRYCIRMEEMRQSAYIMRQCCERLLKESGPVAAVDNKIVAPKRGEMKRSMEALIHHFKLYTEGFHVPAGDVYAAVEAPKGEFGVYLVSDGTNKPYRCKIRAPGFAHLQSMDFLCRGYMLADVSAILGSLDIVFGEVDR, from the coding sequence ATGAACGCACCCACCAAGGTCGATCCGAGCGTCCGCAACTTCCAGATCAACTTCGGCCCGCAACATCCTGCGGCGCATGGCGTTTTGCGCCTTGTGCTGGAGCTGGACGGCGAAGTGGTGGAGCGGGTCGATCCGCATATCGGCCTGCTGCATCGCGGCACCGAGAAGCTGATCGAGACCAAGACCTACACGCAGGCCGTGCCCTATTTCGACCGGCTCGACTATGTCGCGCCGATGAACCAGGAGCACGCCTACTGCCTCGCGATCGAGCGCCTGCTCGGCATCACCGTGCCGAAGCGCGGCCAGCTCATCCGCGTGCTCTATTCCGAGATCGGCCGCATCCTCTCCCACATGCTCAACGTGACCACGCAGGCGATGGACGTCGGCGCGCTCACGCCGCCGCTCTGGGGCTTCGAGGAGCGCGAGAAGCTCATGGTGTTCTATGAGCGCGCCTCCGGCTCGCGCATGCACGCCGCCTATTTCCGGCCGGGCGGGGTCCATCAGGATCTGCCGCGCGCGCTGGTCGAGGACATCCTCGCCTGGATCGACCCGTTCCTGAAGGTCTGCGACGACCTCGAGGGCCTGCTCACCGACAACCGCATCTTCAAGCAGCGCAATGTCGATATCGGCATCGTCAGCCTTGAGGACGCCTGGGCCTGGGGTTTCTCCGGCGTGATGGTGCGCGGCTCGGGCGCGGCGTGGGATCTGCGCAAGTCGCAGCCCTATGAGTGCTATGACGAGCTGGAATTCGACATTCCGATCGGCAAGAACTGCGACAATTACGACCGCTACTGCATCCGCATGGAAGAGATGCGCCAGTCGGCGTACATCATGCGCCAGTGCTGCGAGCGCCTCCTGAAGGAGAGCGGCCCGGTCGCCGCCGTCGACAACAAGATCGTCGCGCCCAAGCGCGGCGAGATGAAGCGCTCGATGGAAGCGCTCATCCACCACTTCAAGCTCTACACCGAAGGCTTCCATGTTCCGGCCGGCGACGTCTACGCCGCCGTGGAAGCGCCGAAGGGTGAGTTTGGCGTCTATCTGGTCTCTGACGGGACCAACAAGCCCTATCGCTGCAAGATCCGCGCGCCCGGTTTCGCGCACCTTCAGTCGATGGATTTCCTGTGCCGCGGCTACATGCTTGCGGACGTGTCGGCGATCCTCGGTTCGCTCGACATCGTGTTCGGTGAAGTGGACCGCTGA
- a CDS encoding NADH-quinone oxidoreductase subunit C, translating to MDETLKELGAHVSEALPNAVQDAAVAFGELTLLVDAPDVIKVLTFLRDDPSCRFVSFIDICGVDYPKREKRFDVVYHLLSPTLNARVRIKVETDETTPVPSATSVFPGALWFEREAYDMYGILFSGHPELRRLLTDYGFDGYPLRKDFPTTGFVEVRYDDERKRVVYEPVKLAQEFRNFDFLSPWEGPDYVLPGDEKASSPKAG from the coding sequence ATGGACGAGACGCTGAAAGAGCTTGGCGCGCATGTGTCGGAAGCGCTGCCGAACGCCGTGCAGGACGCGGCCGTCGCCTTCGGTGAGCTCACCCTCCTCGTGGACGCGCCCGATGTGATCAAGGTGCTGACCTTCCTGCGGGACGATCCGTCCTGCCGCTTCGTCAGCTTCATCGATATTTGCGGCGTGGACTACCCCAAGCGCGAGAAGCGCTTTGACGTGGTCTATCACCTGCTGTCGCCGACCCTGAACGCGCGCGTGCGCATCAAGGTCGAGACCGACGAGACCACGCCCGTGCCGTCCGCCACCTCGGTGTTCCCCGGCGCGCTGTGGTTCGAGCGCGAAGCCTATGACATGTACGGCATCCTGTTCTCCGGTCACCCGGAGCTGCGGCGCCTGCTGACCGATTACGGCTTTGACGGCTACCCGCTCCGCAAGGACTTCCCGACCACGGGCTTCGTCGAGGTGCGCTATGACGATGAGCGCAAGCGCGTCGTCTACGAGCCGGTGAAGCTCGCCCAGGAGTTCCGCAACTTCGACTTCCTGTCGCCATGGGAGGGGCCGGACTACGTGCTCCCGGGCGATGAGAAGGCCAGCAGCCCGAAGGCGGGCTGA
- a CDS encoding NADH-quinone oxidoreductase subunit B — MGLSANSPLVAPAPKGIIDPNTGKPVGATDPFFVEVNAELADKGFLVTATDDLINWARTGSLMWMTFGLACCAVEMMQTSMPRYDVERFGFAPRASPRQSDVMIVAGTLTNKMAPALRKVYDQMPEPRYVISMGSCANGGGYYHYSYSVVRGCDRVVPVDIYIPGCPPTAEALLYGVLLLQKKIRRTGTIER, encoded by the coding sequence ATGGGATTGAGCGCGAATAGCCCACTGGTCGCTCCGGCGCCCAAGGGCATCATCGACCCGAACACCGGCAAGCCGGTCGGCGCCACGGACCCGTTCTTCGTCGAGGTCAATGCGGAGCTGGCCGACAAGGGCTTCCTGGTCACCGCGACGGACGATCTCATCAACTGGGCCCGTACCGGCTCGCTGATGTGGATGACCTTCGGCCTCGCCTGCTGCGCGGTCGAGATGATGCAGACCTCGATGCCGCGCTACGACGTGGAGCGGTTCGGCTTCGCGCCGCGCGCCTCACCGCGCCAGTCCGACGTGATGATCGTCGCCGGCACGCTGACCAACAAGATGGCCCCGGCCCTGCGCAAGGTCTACGACCAGATGCCGGAGCCGCGCTACGTCATCTCCATGGGCTCCTGCGCCAATGGCGGCGGCTACTACCACTATTCCTACTCTGTGGTCCGCGGCTGCGATCGCGTCGTACCGGTGGACATCTACATTCCGGGCTGCCCGCCCACGGCGGAAGCCCTGCTCTACGGTGTGCTGCTGCTGCAGAAGAAGATCCGCCGCACCGGCACCATCGAACGCTGA
- a CDS encoding NADH-quinone oxidoreductase subunit A, which yields MSSLLQDYLPVVIFIGVSAVIGIALLVAPFLVAFSRPDPEKMSAYECGFNAFDDARMKFDVRFYLVSILFIIFDLEVAFLFPWAITFGELGNLGFWSMMTFLGVLTVGFVYEWKKGALEWD from the coding sequence ATGAGCAGCCTGCTGCAGGATTATCTGCCCGTCGTCATTTTCATCGGCGTTTCAGCGGTGATCGGTATCGCCCTCCTGGTCGCGCCGTTCCTGGTGGCCTTCAGCCGGCCGGACCCGGAAAAGATGTCGGCCTATGAATGCGGCTTCAATGCGTTCGACGACGCGCGCATGAAGTTCGACGTCCGGTTCTATCTGGTGTCGATCCTGTTCATCATCTTCGACCTCGAGGTCGCCTTCCTGTTCCCCTGGGCTATCACCTTCGGGGAACTGGGCAATCTCGGCTTCTGGTCGATGATGACATTCCTCGGCGTGCTGACCGTCGGTTTCGTTTACGAGTGGAAGAAGGGGGCGCTCGAATGGGATTGA
- a CDS encoding DUF1488 family protein, which yields MTDQRSAAPTNEALDISKPHSAMPPDDMPEARAIRFHLRGDHDLIECQVSWDALDALEGRPADSAADRLGRFSQHRMRIEAAALRKMNDGSDSSRAAPLRIDADDVLNAPSV from the coding sequence ATGACCGATCAACGCTCCGCCGCGCCGACCAATGAGGCGCTCGATATCAGCAAGCCGCACTCCGCCATGCCGCCGGACGACATGCCCGAGGCCCGCGCCATCCGCTTCCATCTGCGCGGCGATCATGACCTCATCGAATGTCAGGTGAGCTGGGATGCGCTTGATGCGCTGGAAGGCCGACCGGCCGACAGCGCCGCCGACCGTCTGGGCCGCTTTTCCCAGCACCGGATGCGCATCGAGGCGGCGGCCCTGCGCAAGATGAACGATGGATCCGACTCCAGCCGCGCCGCACCGCTTCGCATCGACGCCGACGACGTGCTGAACGCTCCCTCCGTCTGA
- a CDS encoding AI-2E family transporter: MLRGTEEAGGRPVAIAGAPAVKERTDRLWRRATEVAIIATAMVAVGVSLVVARPVLVPIVAAVIIGSVIGPAIEAMGRRGIPTPVGSIFLVALMVAGIYGLAVMLATPLAEWTARGPEIGGILQDRFASFQPMMRSIASFVESIESLGRVAEPPMKVAIADSRMLESALGLVTPVIGQFILFVGSLLFFLAGRIQIKRRVVQAMGPRTTRLAALRVFREIEDRLGAYLVTATFINIGLGTATGFVTWALGLPNPPLWGALACLLNYVPYVGPAVMTVILALAGIVTFPTVVHGLLPAAAFLTITSVEGQLLTPLIVGRRVSLNPFAVFLSMALWTWLWGPAGTFLSVPLLIAAMALMDSAFAKRRPQLPG, encoded by the coding sequence ATGTTGCGCGGTACGGAAGAGGCGGGCGGCCGGCCGGTCGCCATTGCCGGCGCGCCGGCTGTGAAGGAGCGTACCGATCGCCTGTGGCGCCGGGCGACGGAGGTGGCGATCATCGCCACCGCCATGGTCGCCGTGGGCGTGAGCCTCGTGGTGGCCCGCCCGGTCCTGGTGCCGATCGTCGCGGCCGTCATCATCGGCAGCGTGATCGGCCCGGCCATCGAGGCGATGGGGCGGCGGGGCATTCCGACGCCGGTGGGGTCGATCTTCCTGGTGGCGCTGATGGTGGCCGGCATCTATGGCCTCGCCGTCATGCTGGCGACGCCGCTGGCGGAATGGACGGCGCGCGGGCCGGAGATCGGCGGCATCCTTCAGGATCGTTTCGCCAGCTTCCAGCCAATGATGCGCAGCATCGCCAGCTTCGTCGAATCGATCGAATCGCTCGGGCGGGTCGCGGAGCCGCCCATGAAGGTGGCCATCGCGGATTCCCGCATGCTGGAAAGCGCGCTGGGGCTGGTCACGCCCGTCATCGGCCAGTTCATCCTCTTCGTCGGCTCACTGCTGTTTTTTCTCGCCGGCCGAATCCAGATCAAGCGGCGGGTCGTGCAGGCGATGGGGCCGCGCACCACGCGCCTTGCCGCGCTCCGTGTGTTCCGCGAGATCGAGGATCGGCTGGGCGCCTATCTGGTGACCGCCACCTTCATCAATATCGGGCTTGGCACTGCCACGGGTTTCGTCACCTGGGCCTTGGGCCTGCCCAATCCGCCTCTCTGGGGCGCGCTGGCCTGCCTGCTCAACTACGTCCCATATGTCGGGCCAGCCGTCATGACGGTGATCCTCGCCTTGGCGGGCATTGTGACCTTCCCGACGGTCGTGCATGGCCTGCTGCCGGCGGCGGCGTTCCTGACCATCACCAGCGTGGAGGGGCAGCTTCTGACGCCGCTCATTGTCGGGCGACGCGTCTCGCTCAATCCCTTCGCGGTGTTTCTCTCCATGGCGCTCTGGACGTGGCTGTGGGGGCCGGCAGGCACCTTCCTTTCCGTGCCTCTGCTCATCGCGGCGATGGCTCTGATGGACAGCGCATTCGCCAAGCGCCGGCCGCAACTGCCGGGATAG